One stretch of Nitrospirota bacterium DNA includes these proteins:
- the xerC gene encoding tyrosine recombinase XerC has protein sequence MNEYMKEFLRFMELEKGASTHTLRAYRKDLQEFFTLVRKSPADIELSDIRGFIAHRLKDGMERSTVSRQLATLRSFFRFLHRESHISSNPARLVPNPKQQKRLPRFLSVDETFAIIEKPEGIGFQKARDRAILELLYSSGLRVSELAGMDMEDLNMRDGLIKVRGKRKKERIVPVGNKAIESLKVYLIERSLMKKETQAIFLNRKGSRLTDRSIRRIVVKYSRETGLGGKIGPHTLRHTFATHLLQSGADLRVIQELLGHSSLSSTQVYTHLDITHLMDVYDNAHPLAKKRKGEK, from the coding sequence ATGAATGAATACATGAAGGAGTTTCTGAGGTTTATGGAGCTTGAAAAGGGTGCGTCCACTCACACCCTGAGGGCCTACAGGAAGGACCTCCAGGAATTCTTTACCCTTGTAAGGAAATCTCCGGCAGATATAGAGTTGAGTGATATAAGGGGGTTTATTGCCCACCGCCTGAAGGACGGCATGGAAAGGTCTACAGTAAGCAGGCAGCTTGCCACATTACGATCATTCTTCAGATTTCTCCACAGAGAGAGTCACATAAGCTCAAACCCGGCCCGCCTGGTGCCGAACCCGAAACAACAGAAGAGGTTACCACGATTTCTTTCGGTTGATGAAACATTCGCGATAATTGAAAAACCCGAAGGCATAGGGTTTCAGAAGGCGCGGGACAGGGCAATCCTTGAACTCCTTTATTCAAGCGGGTTAAGGGTCAGTGAATTGGCCGGCATGGATATGGAAGACCTCAACATGCGGGATGGCCTGATAAAGGTGAGGGGCAAGAGGAAAAAGGAGAGGATAGTCCCTGTGGGAAACAAGGCAATCGAGTCATTAAAGGTATATCTGATAGAGAGGTCTCTGATGAAAAAGGAGACCCAGGCTATCTTTCTGAACAGGAAGGGGTCCCGCCTGACGGACAGGAGCATCAGAAGGATAGTGGTAAAATATTCAAGAGAGACAGGGCTTGGCGGAAAGATTGGGCCACATACTCTCAGGCACACCTTTGCCACTCATCTCCTGCAGAGCGGCGCTGACCTGAGGGTTATTCAGGAGCTCCTCGGACACAGCTCTCTCTCCTCCACGCAGGTATACACACATCTGGACATCACGCATCTCATGGATGTCTATGATAATGCCCATCCCCTGGCAAAAAAGAGAAAGGGAGAAAAATAA
- the hslV gene encoding ATP-dependent protease subunit HslV, translating into MIRGTTILCVRKNGKVAIGGDGQVTMGNTVLKHNARKTRKMYQDRVLTGFAGATADAFTLFEKFEGKLESYRGNITRAAVELAKDWRTDKILRRLEALLIVADSEHTFIISGTGDVIEPEEGIAAIGSGGPFAQAAAKALYENTALEAGDIVEKAMKIAADICIYTNERIITEEL; encoded by the coding sequence ATGATAAGAGGCACAACTATATTATGCGTCAGGAAAAACGGAAAAGTTGCCATTGGCGGTGATGGCCAGGTGACAATGGGAAATACAGTCCTGAAGCACAATGCACGAAAGACGAGAAAGATGTATCAGGACAGGGTGCTCACAGGTTTTGCAGGTGCTACTGCCGATGCCTTTACACTCTTTGAAAAGTTTGAAGGAAAACTTGAATCCTACAGGGGCAACATCACCAGGGCAGCGGTAGAGCTTGCCAAGGACTGGAGGACTGACAAGATACTCAGGAGGCTTGAAGCCCTACTTATAGTTGCGGATTCAGAGCATACATTCATCATATCCGGCACAGGTGACGTAATAGAGCCGGAGGAAGGTATTGCTGCTATAGGCTCAGGCGGACCCTTTGCCCAGGCTGCAGCAAAGGCCCTTTATGAAAATACAGCGCTTGAAGCCGGAGATATAGTTGAGAAGGCCATGAAGATTGCAGCCGACATATGCATTTACACAAATGAACGAATAATAACCGAGGAGTTATAA